The following are encoded together in the Glycine max cultivar Williams 82 chromosome 8, Glycine_max_v4.0, whole genome shotgun sequence genome:
- the LOC100799473 gene encoding agamous-like MADS-box protein AGL103 has translation MCRVEACLIVYDEMNDDVGTMTWPKDPTLVRPIIENYESQRAEKPPNTFVIDDFFENRNNMIESEISKLHKQAREIKYPSWDPSLSNMGDEQLRAFIANVNAKIEACDQRIDMLKNTNQDEANNINSMQNMHGSRQLNFMQNISQSQIIPTPAEPLVLNDNNGRVLNFANSTNQVGGASSHGINMLRNIQQDDANCSSYMPSMAQSKLNCLQNNSQSQLITLQTLRSLKAKNKMVDFTNQVVVPQDSINQLGESLDWTNHHGEFEWANGLIGVEDWSNPLRVLLGAPNI, from the coding sequence ATGTGTCGAGTTGAAGCCTGCTTGATTGTGTATGATGAAATGAATGATGATGTTGGAACAATGACTTGGCCCAAAGACCCCACACTAGTACGTCCCATCATTGAAAACTATGAGAGTCAAAGGGCTGAGAAACCTCCCAATACCTTTGTTATTGATGACTTTTTCGAGAATAGGAATAACATGATTGAATCTGAGATTTCCAAATTGCATAAACAGGCTAGAGAGATCAAGTATCCAAGTTGGGATCCGAGTTTGAGCAATATGGGAGACGAACAATTGAGGGCATTCATTGCTAATGTGAATGCCAAGATTGAAGCTTGTGACCAGAGAATTGACATGTTGAAAAATACGAACCAAGATGAAGCCAACAACATCAACTCCATGCAAAATATGCATGGTTCACGCCAACTAAATTTCATGCAAAACATTTCTCAAAGCCAAATCATCCCTACTCCTGCAGAGCCACTAGTACTTAATGATAATAATGGGAGGGTATTGAATTTTGCAAATTCAACAAATCAGGTTGGTGGAGCTTCTAGTCATGGAATTAATATGTTGAGAAACATTCAACAAGATGATGCTAATTGCTCTAGTTATATGCCAAGCATGGCTCAAAGCAAACTTAATTGCTTGCAGAACAACTCTCAGAGCCAACTGATCACACTTCAAACTTTGAGGTCACTCAAAGCAAAAAATAAGATGGTAGATTTTACTAATCAAGTTGTTGTTCCTCAAGATTCAATTAATCAACTTGGTGAGTCTTTGGATTGGACTAATCATCATGGTGAATTTGAGTGGGCCAATGGACTCATTGGGGTTGAGGATTGGTCTAATCCACTAAGAGTGttgttaggtgcacccaacatttaa
- the LOC100789078 gene encoding protein LURP-one-related, whose amino-acid sequence MKEELVVQEGYLFKEETKLTVLKTSLFFSGDGFAVYDSKGNLVFRFDSYGPLARDKDELVLMDPHGRSLLTLRRKKPSLHQRWEGFKGERKDGDKPVFSVKRSSIIGRSRTSVAVEVYDSPGVEYLIEGCFPQRCCKVFNAAKELVAEIRRKVDPTTSVMLGKEVFWLCVKPAFDAAFAMGIVLVLDQINGENYFDDRIVEPAVHPATEDPGFVSPVPV is encoded by the exons ATGAAGGAGGAGTTGGTGGTGCAAGAAGGGTACCTTTTCAAAGAAGAGACGAAGCTCACAGTGCTCAAAACATCCCTCTTCTTCAGCGGTGATGGCTTCGCTGTCTACGATTCCAAGGGCAACCTCGTCTTCCGCTTCGACTCCTATGGTCCCCTCGCACGTGACAAGGACGAGCTTGTTCTCATGGATCCCCATGGCCGTTCTCTTCTCACCCTCCGTCGAAAG AAACCGAGTCTTCATCAACGGTGGGAAGGGTTCAAAGGGGAGAGAAAGGACGGTGACAAACCCGTATTCAGCGTGAAGAGATCGTCGATCATCGGACGGTCGAGGACGAGCGTGGCCGTGGAGGTGTATGATAGCCCCGGTGTGGAGTACCTCATTGAAGGGTGCTTCCCGCAGCGGTGCTGCAAGGTTTTCAATGCCGCTAAGGAACTTGTGGCAGAGATTCGTCGCAAAGTGGACCCCACCACCAGCGTTATGCTCGGGAAGGAAGTCTTTTGGCTTTGCGTGAAGCCTGCTTTTGATGCGGCCTTTGCCATGGGAATTGTCTTGGTACTTGATCAGATCAACGGTGAGAATTACTTTGATGATAGAATCGTGGAGCCAGCGGTGCACCCTGCTACAGAAGATCCGGGGTTTGTTTCACCGGTTCCAGTTTGA